In Anopheles bellator chromosome 2, idAnoBellAS_SP24_06.2, whole genome shotgun sequence, the genomic stretch AACTGCAATCGTAAAGAAGAATTACCATTGCCATTGTTAGTGGTAAGTGTTTAAAATTTGTCCTTTGTACTTACATCGTACACAGAATCAATATCTTTCCATGGCAGAACCAAAAAATGAACGGCTGCAATAGGGTACGCATCTTTGATTACGACGGCCAGTTCCGAAACAAAAAGCCTAGCTTGAACATCATTGATCTTTTTAATCAGTTCGAAAGATTTCGGGCCCCATTCCATTACAACTCGTGGGTGTTTGCAACACGAAAGCTACGAAAACATTAGATTTATAGAATTCTTGTTTTTCTATGagatgttttgatttattacgaaaaatttatgaattctgtagggaaaataataataaaaacaagttGAAAGTGACAGCTGTCGAAAATGACATTTCAGcagtgtaaataaatttatccTGTTCGCTTTTGTCGCGGCTTTTGTGGTTTGATATCGATGAAGATGAGAACCAGTTGTCGATTGTGCGGCTACAGTGCTACGgatttgaatgaaatttttggCTTGCCCGCATACGGTACAGGCTACTGCGGGAAAATCGAGAAGTATTTATATTTGAGGGTAAGTTTTAGCGCCGTTTAGGCAGTCAAAAACGAGCTCTTACTAACGACTTCTTTTGCACGTTACCTGAAGGTCACTCAAAATGACGGGCTATCCGAGTTTGTGTGCTGGATGTGCTCTCAGCAGCTCGATTCTTTTCAACGATTTCAcgagaaaataattgaaattcagCAAAGGACTCTCGGCGAACGGTTCGCTCATTTCATGCTTCATGGACCCTATGAAGACCACTTTAGGACAGCAGATCAAAGTTCCAAAATAGAGAAAAATGAACATATCGAAAACTCAGGAGGTGCAGCAACAGAGAACGAATTGGACATTGCTTCGgtcgaaaatgaaacacatgTTGCTCAGAATATGACTGCCAAAGCTACAAGGAATCAAAAACTAAAGGCAGATCTTCCAAATGATAAATGCCAGAGACGGAAAACTGTCCGCACTCGCGAGTCTACAGGGACAAAAAACTGCCCCAGCGTGGACACGTGTGATACAAGCGAAATCGATTCAGTTGATATTTCAGAAGTCGAAGCTCTTGCTGCTGAAAAAGGTGCAGCGGATATTGCGGAAAAGAAACCCGAAAATCTGTTCGTGAATGGACGAATGGTTGTGAAAGGACAAAAGTTGCGACAACTCATTTCCCGTTTCTATCGACTGCAATGTGACTTTTGCAAGGAAACGGAACTTCGATTTAACCACGTGGATAAGTTATACGACCACTACGAAAAGGTGCACAACTCTAGAGGATATATTGTCTGTTGCGAGTTGAAGCTGACGGACAGTGAGAAGATAATCATACATATGGCCCGGCATATACAACCTGAAGCGTTCACGTACGTATGAGCTCACTGATTTGCAACAGTGCACACCAGATTTTTCGCCCATGGTGAGCTAATTTCCTCTCATTGTAGATGCGACATCTGCGGCTATATAGTCACGAAACCGAAGTTCCTTATAAGCCATAAGCAAACCCACCTACCAGTTAACGATAAACCGTACGCCTGTCCCCACTGCACGAAACGGTTTTGCTGGAAACGAGCGCTAACAGTTCATTTGAACAGTCATCAAATAGCTGCTGAACGTAGAGTGTTCCGCTGTTTATTGTGTGAGAAGACGTGCGTAACGATGCAATTATTTTATACcttgtgttttaaatttcctttcgTTTATTACAACCGATAGATACGAGACTCCAGGCGGCTTATCGAACCATAAGCGCAACGTACACAAAGGTCTAAAACCGAAGCAGACGCATGTGTGTGATGTATGCGCTAAGCCCTTCGCAACGGTGCACGGACTACGGGAGCATATTTCCACCATCCACCAACCTTGGGAGGAGCGGCAGCTTCAGTGTGCAGAATGCGGCAAATGGTTGAATGGGGAGCGCTGCATGAAAATGCATCTTAAGATTCATTCGGCGAAGAACCTGGCCTGCGGTGAGTGTGactataaaacaaacaaatcgttaCTTTTGAAGCGCCATAAAATCACTCACCACCAACAAGAACGCCCGTTCCTTTGCGATCTGTGCGAGAAAACGTTCAAGGTAAAGCGTGACCTCAAGGTGCACATGCTAAGCAAGCACAGTATGCAGTCTCGCacatttcaatgcaattttTGCAACCTTCGATTTCGTAATTCCGCCAACTTTTACGCCCATCGAAAAAGTCAGCATCCGAAGGAGCTTCAGGCGATGAGGGATGATCAGGAGTTGGAGAAGAAACGCAAAAGAATTCGTGCAGGCCTTGAACGATCTTCAAGTACGGATCGGGAACTTCGCGCTATGAACGTGCGTGCTACTCCTACTAATGAAAGCTCTGAGCCTATTACTGAAGATGTCATAGTTGTCGACAATAAGCACTACCGCTTGCGTAGCGAAAACGATAGCattactgttgttgttgaaatagAGGACATGAGCGAAATATGAAAGAAAGTTTCAGCATGATGGTGAAGTTTGAAAAAGATAGCAAGAAACAGAATTTGGGTAACTGTTTCCACAGTCAGTGTCACTTGTAATAAGTATAGTTCACATTATCCCCGAAGTCTCTTTTGATTTTCAAATATGTGTTGTAgacgaaaaaaataaaaagattaGAACAATAGGACGTGGTTAATATGTTGTAATGAGAGTAGAAAACAGTTGTAACAAACGTAATTTATTTCACGTTATAAAGCGTATAAATCTATCGACACACCAGCTTTGTCTATCAATTCGAAGGGCACTGTATTgaaatatatatttaaatGTCGTGTATTTGTTATTTGCGAATTATTAACTAGCAAAGACCAGTTCACCTGTCTTCATCAAGACCATCTTTGAAATCAAGGCGGTTTCTGGTACTATTGGCGTTTTCTTATTGGATGTTTAATCGGTTGTGTATCTGACCATGTGGCGCTAATTATGTTAAACTTAGAATCTGCATGCCTTACACGAAATGCTGCACAGCAATACTTTTGATGTTATATTACACTGTCTTAGTTTCTCAGAAATCTCCTAATTAATTGAACATTCTAACGAGTGAATTTGAGTAAGCTATTGAATTACAGAGAGGGGAGGAAGTAGGATAGACAAAGTTACGATGGTTCTGGCTAGTACGGCGCACACAACAAAGAAAGATTATTTATCTAATGAATGCAACATTTGATAGTGATACTTTGACAATGGCACAAAAATATTTCAGCACAGCGCATTATAATTGCCACCCCCAGAAGAGATTGTTCGCATACCAACCTGGCGTGGTGAGGGTCGGGAGGAAAACGATCCATCCGACGAGTCCTAGTACATAAGttccaataaaaatatattttttgtggTCCCCTTGCGAAAGCACTTCCTGGACGTCGGGAAATCCCATGTGATTGCAGAATGCATGTACGATGAAGGGTGCAAGGAAGTGTCCGGAACGCACAAACAAGTACGCCGAATAAATACCGAAGATAGTGGTGtagaaaaactgaaaaaacgACACGATCAACACCTCCCGCAGGGGACGCCCATTTTGTAAACGCTCTTTGATATGGTGTAGGTGAGCCAGCCCGAACAGGAGTGGCGTAATGAGCATTGCAACAGATGGCCGAAAAGTTTGGAGAAGCAGTGGTAACATACAGGCACGGAACGTAAATTCTTCGGACAGGGGGGCAACGAAGTGGTTGCGTAGCCAGACCAGGCTGTGCACTGCGTTCATCCAGTACATAGGTTCCGAGTAAATCCGCCACACACCGCTCGACAGCTGTACACTTAGTGGACCCAGGAATAGCACCATGGTTAACAGTAGTGGAATGCTCGCAGCTGTGAAAAGACCTTCCCGCCGGAACCCCATTATCTCCCATAAGCTGTAGCGCTCGAATACCTGCTTACTGGATAGCGCAAGCACAAAAAACGGAGCGACGAGCATGACCACGAAGACACTAAAGAATCGACGTTTTATCGTTGATGGATGGTCACTAAAATGTAACACAAATTGAAGATAATAATCTTGTGAAAGCATGCTCTTGACGCATGCTTACCGATCGTGCTTGGTGTTCCATATGTACAGACTGGCGACATAAATTACGGATATCACAAAGCACGCCCCGACCGAGACGAACGGGGAAAGGTAAATTATACCCTCCACGGCGGTGGGATTCTGTTCCGGATCCATATCGCTGGCCATACCGGCACACCAGATCCTCACGAACAAATCCCAACGCTGTAGAAGCCGCACCAGCTGTTCCACTTTTGCATTCGTTTGCTAGCCAGCTACAAATATCCCCGAGTTAGGTTACTCGACTGTCCAGTTTCGTCGTGCCGTGAAGGATGAGttgaaaaatgagaaaaaatattcGTTAGTAAATGCACCGGAACCGCATAATATATGCTAAATACgtacagcaaacaaaacagtcAGAgccaacatcaacaaaactgaaaaaaatgttgcaatgAGAacgttttcacttttttttcaatttgatggCCCGGTGAAAATTGtaacatttatttcaatgttGACGTTTATGTTTGGTTGACGTATCATGCGTATTTTTTGTTGtgaagattttctttcgtcaCAATTAAGTTCAGTGCTGCACCTAAACGGATTACTTGGTGTTCTAAATGCAAACGTATGTGCAAACATGGTGGCGAGCTAGTGAATCGATGTTTCGATCCGTTGGGGTACGGGCCTCGACTACTCAACCACTGACTGACTACTAAACCACTTTCGAATTAAGACGTCGCTCCAGCTTACGGGGTGAGCAGGCTGGGCAACGAAATATCAGTGCCACGGAACTGAGGATTTACTGTCTGCGTTTGCTTGCTAAGTGTGGATCTTGAACGCCAAAGAGTCATCGGGTTTGTGACACTACAACAACGGAATGGCGTACTCCAATCATATCGGCGATATTGTTCACCTGAACGTTGGTGGAACAAGATTTTCCACCTCACGCCAAACACTAACATGGGTTCCGGACACATTCTTCACATCTCTGCTTAACGGGCGTATCTCAAGGTAAACGTAAAGCAGGAACGATCGTTTTCTCGCGGAAAAATAACactttcaatttgttttcatcaacCATCTTTCTCCTCAGTTTACGCGATGAAACGGATGCAATTTTTATCGATCGTGATCCAAAGCTGTTCAGTCTGATACTTAATTATCTTCGCACGAAAGAGATCGACATCAAAGCCGTCGACATACGAGTGTTGCGCCATGAGGCTGAGTTCTACAATATTGCTCCACTGATCAAACGGATGATGCTGTGTGAGGAGATGGACCAATCCAGCTGTGGCGATGTACTGTTTTATGGTTACCTTCCAGCCCCTAGTAAGAACTGTTTCGAATCTGAGCCGTTTCTCATCTTTTGTGACACACTCAATCCTCACTCACGTCTCGCTTTCAGATATTCCTATCCAAGAAATGCCAATAAGTTCGTCTTCGTCTAGCTCGATAAGCACCGGCACGGTTACGACGAGCAACAGTGTATTGTCCGGTGCACCTGTGCAGTCAAAATCGGATCCACAGCCCGGTCCATCAGGCATTGGACAGCAAGCAGTGCCTGCgacactgcagcagcagtctaATTCACAGTTTTCAAATTGCAACAACCAAATTCACGCTTTGACCACGGCTGCGGTGGCATCGACAAGCAACGCTAATACGAACTCGAACCCACGCCCTGGATCAATGGTGCGTGTGCCAGAACTCTCGCAAGGATCTTCTAGTTCGCCAGGAAGCGCGAGTGGCACGGCAGCCACCAACGGCTCGCGCCATTCCGGTCATTCTCGCAACTCGTCTTGGGATATGCGTGTGTCGTATAACGGGAATGGTAACCGTAGCACCCAGTGGGTTCCTGGCCACTCGCGTACAGCTTCGCTCGATATGATGCGCCATTCACGCAACTCATCCGTAGATCTGAATAAGTACATACGGAATGAGGTGGGCTTGGTGTTTGGGCCGGGTGCAACCAGCACTGGTTGGGCGGATCCGATGCGTGTGCAGATTATCAAGGCACACCACAATTGGATTTCTGTTGCGTACGCCCATTTCGTCACTTGTTACCGATTGAAAGACTACTCGGGCTGGCAGCAAATTTTCATCTCTCCTTACATCGAATCGACGATCGAGCGGATAGCAATAAATGCTAAAATGAACCTGGCTACTTCGGCAGGGGAGCAATCGCACAGTAAAATGGTCGCAATCTCATACGGAAGCCAGATTCGGCTGTGGGGAATCTCAGACGATGGTAGCAAGACCGACGTGGGCACATTCAACTTGCACGTGCGCGTCGAATATCTGTTCTTCATCGGCAGTCAGTTGGTTGCGCTGTCCTCTTCTGGCAAGATAGGCGTTTGGCATGCGATGACGCAACACTGGCAGATACAGGATCTGGTTCCGATACTATCATTCGATACTGCCGGGTCGTTTCTACTGCTTGGTTGCAACAATGGTTCCATCTACTATATCGGTGAGTTAATTTTGCGGTTTTCATTTTGCAAAGGGTCTTATCATGTGTGATTTTGAGatgattctttttctttttcctgaTTAATTTTAGACATGCAAAAGTTTCCATTGCGTATGAAGGATAACGATCTGTTGGTAACGGAGCTGTACAAGGATCCATCGAATGACCACATCACGGCAATATCGGTCTATCTAACACCCAAAACGACAAGTAGGTGGAAGTGAATAGTTATCTTTCTTGCTGTAAATGAAACGTGTTACTGTAGCTCAGATACGTGTATTTACCGTCATATTAGTTAAAAAGCAATGTTGCACCACACTCGCCACAAATCACTTGCACCACCGTCTCCACTGTCAGTAGTTCATTACATACTCACACAGAACGAACACCATTCATTGAAGACCGAACGTAAGGACACTGATTTGGGTCACTTTGAGAATTTTGCAGATGCTTGCGTTACGCATACATTTCCTCCCCCTAATACTACCTCTGAGTACACATGTTTTTATCAAGTTTCAGCTCTCCAGGGTTATAATACGATTTTCCGATGTTTCAACCACGCTTTGCTCAATGCTTACCTCCTAGTCAGCAGCCATAGTTTCTTTTCACCCTGTGCAGGACgatttactttactttttttctctttctctattttctcttcttttttgcttctcctCTATTTGATGATACTCTGAtatgttcttttcttttcggctgATACATAGCCGCGGATCGAGTTAAGGAAGGTAAAGATAATCGCACAAAGTGTCCCTTCTGCTCGTGCAATTTGGTTATTTTGCGCCATTCGtgcacttttcattttttggtTCTTTGAGAGCAAACAATCAATCAGTGATatggttcggtttcgattaGTTATTTTTGTATCTGTGCCGTAAATAGAGAATAATCGTGTTGGGACGGAGAGTATTCGATTCTCTGCTTGTATGTCCATTGTCGTGTcaattgtgttttgttacCTATGCGTGTTGCTAATCAATTGGAGACGGTGGTTGCGATTCCCTTCTTTCCGCCCTAATATAAACGCTCGTGATTCATGGGGCTGTGCTTATGTCATTTGCGGCCCCAAAATCTGCATTATTTTGTTacgttgttttatttatgtgtttGGCTTGATGGTTTTTGTTGGTAATTTTTTATGATTCTTCACCATTCCTTCTTTGTTACTCATGTTTCTTTTAATGGATTGTacccatttttgttttttcgttttgtcttCGTGTAGGTCTCTCAGGTAACTGGATAGAAATAGCCTATGGCACACGATCCGGTTCTGTTCGCGTCATTGTACAACACCCGGAAACGGTGGGCCATGGGCCGCAACTGTTCCAAACGTTTACCGTGCACCAGAGCCCGGTTACGAAAGTGACATTGTCAGAAAAGTTTCTGATATCGGTGTGCAGTGAGTACAATCACGTGCGAACGTGGCAGGTTCCAAGATTCCGTGGTATGATCTCTACACAACCCGGCTCTACACCGGAAGCATCGTTTAAGGTACGCAAGGCAACGGCTTATTGTAGATAGCGTAGCGTGAGATTTAATTATTCTTTGTACTTTTTTACAGATAGTGTCTTTGGAAGCAGTAGATTCAACTTATAGCTATTCGGCCGGTAATGATTTCGGGCCGTTTGGCGAGCAGGACGATGAGCAGATATTCGTGCAGAAGGTGGTGCCAGACACTGATCAGCTGTACGTGCGGCTAGCCTCGAACGGTGAACGTATTTGCCTGATACGATCAGTCGATGGGACGACAGTCACATCATTCTGCGTACACGAATGCGAAG encodes the following:
- the LOC131209432 gene encoding SH3KBP1-binding protein 1, producing MAYSNHIGDIVHLNVGGTRFSTSRQTLTWVPDTFFTSLLNGRISSLRDETDAIFIDRDPKLFSLILNYLRTKEIDIKAVDIRVLRHEAEFYNIAPLIKRMMLCEEMDQSSCGDVLFYGYLPAPNIPIQEMPISSSSSSSISTGTVTTSNSVLSGAPVQSKSDPQPGPSGIGQQAVPATLQQQSNSQFSNCNNQIHALTTAAVASTSNANTNSNPRPGSMVRVPELSQGSSSSPGSASGTAATNGSRHSGHSRNSSWDMRVSYNGNGNRSTQWVPGHSRTASLDMMRHSRNSSVDLNKYIRNEVGLVFGPGATSTGWADPMRVQIIKAHHNWISVAYAHFVTCYRLKDYSGWQQIFISPYIESTIERIAINAKMNLATSAGEQSHSKMVAISYGSQIRLWGISDDGSKTDVGTFNLHVRVEYLFFIGSQLVALSSSGKIGVWHAMTQHWQIQDLVPILSFDTAGSFLLLGCNNGSIYYIDMQKFPLRMKDNDLLVTELYKDPSNDHITAISVYLTPKTTSLSGNWIEIAYGTRSGSVRVIVQHPETVGHGPQLFQTFTVHQSPVTKVTLSEKFLISVCSEYNHVRTWQVPRFRGMISTQPGSTPEASFKIVSLEAVDSTYSYSAGNDFGPFGEQDDEQIFVQKVVPDTDQLYVRLASNGERICLIRSVDGTTVTSFCVHECEGSSRMGSRPRRFILSGHCNGAIQMWDLTTALEISKRKDQPKRSIGGPTADELIRELDQCDLSNSHCSTPCMSPCPTAFSSGIESTTVGRLKPFNVAFLNQSAAAASQIVAGVSAQGQAAALVAAAGAIGAAAPLAAQNHQPEQPN
- the LOC131207439 gene encoding zinc finger protein 62 homolog, whose product is MRTSCRLCGYSATDLNEIFGLPAYGTGYCGKIEKYLYLRVTQNDGLSEFVCWMCSQQLDSFQRFHEKIIEIQQRTLGERFAHFMLHGPYEDHFRTADQSSKIEKNEHIENSGGAATENELDIASVENETHVAQNMTAKATRNQKLKADLPNDKCQRRKTVRTRESTGTKNCPSVDTCDTSEIDSVDISEVEALAAEKGAADIAEKKPENLFVNGRMVVKGQKLRQLISRFYRLQCDFCKETELRFNHVDKLYDHYEKVHNSRGYIVCCELKLTDSEKIIIHMARHIQPEAFTCDICGYIVTKPKFLISHKQTHLPVNDKPYACPHCTKRFCWKRALTVHLNSHQIAAERRVFRCLLCEKTYETPGGLSNHKRNVHKGLKPKQTHVCDVCAKPFATVHGLREHISTIHQPWEERQLQCAECGKWLNGERCMKMHLKIHSAKNLACGECDYKTNKSLLLKRHKITHHQQERPFLCDLCEKTFKVKRDLKVHMLSKHSMQSRTFQCNFCNLRFRNSANFYAHRKSQHPKELQAMRDDQELEKKRKRIRAGLERSSSTDRELRAMNVRATPTNESSEPITEDVIVVDNKHYRLRSENDSITVVVEIEDMSEI
- the LOC131208483 gene encoding CAAX prenyl protease 2, which gives rise to MASDMDPEQNPTAVEGIIYLSPFVSVGACFVISVIYVASLYIWNTKHDRDHPSTIKRRFFSVFVVMLVAPFFVLALSSKQVFERYSLWEIMGFRREGLFTAASIPLLLTMVLFLGPLSVQLSSGVWRIYSEPMYWMNAVHSLVWLRNHFVAPLSEEFTFRACMLPLLLQTFRPSVAMLITPLLFGLAHLHHIKERLQNGRPLREVLIVSFFQFFYTTIFGIYSAYLFVRSGHFLAPFIVHAFCNHMGFPDVQEVLSQGDHKKYIFIGTYVLGLVGWIVFLPTLTTPGWYANNLFWGWQL